The following proteins are co-located in the Defluviitalea raffinosedens genome:
- a CDS encoding ATP-binding cassette domain-containing protein, whose product MGNQDYILEMRNITKEFPGVKALSNVNFKVRRGEIHCLVGENGAGKSTLMKVLSGVYKYGEYSGDIVYNGQIQKFTNVKDSENVGIAIIYQELALVPELTVYENVYLGHEVKNGSIIDWNATIVKANEMLEKVGLDINPETKIKDLGVGKQQLVEIAKALSKDVKLLILDEPTAALNEDDSENLLKLLKELQKQGITSIMISHKLKEVLAIADTITVLRDGQTICSLDAEKDEITESVIIKHMVGRELTNIYPPRDFTHGEEVVLELRNWSAYDTSLGRDVLKNINIKIKKGEIVGLAGLMGAGRTELARSIFGNAKNYKLQGELYVNGEKKVFKQPSDAIKAGIAYVTEDRKGDGLILIQTIKQNISISNLQAITANNVIDQNEEIMIANGYKESLNIKAPNIEQIVGNLSGGNQQKVSLAKWLFAKPNILILDEPTRGIDVGAKYEIYTIMNDLVKKGMSIIMISSELPEVLGMSDRIYVISEGRVTGELPIEEATQERIMEMATKGE is encoded by the coding sequence ATGGGAAATCAAGATTATATCTTAGAAATGAGAAACATTACAAAGGAGTTCCCGGGAGTAAAAGCTTTAAGCAATGTAAACTTCAAAGTCAGACGAGGGGAAATACACTGTCTTGTAGGAGAAAACGGAGCCGGGAAATCCACCCTTATGAAAGTTTTAAGCGGTGTTTACAAATATGGCGAATACAGCGGAGATATTGTATATAACGGACAAATTCAAAAATTTACGAATGTAAAAGACAGTGAAAATGTAGGAATCGCAATCATATACCAGGAATTAGCCCTGGTTCCTGAATTAACAGTATACGAAAATGTTTATCTGGGTCATGAAGTTAAAAATGGTTCGATTATCGATTGGAATGCAACGATTGTAAAAGCCAATGAAATGTTAGAAAAAGTTGGATTAGATATTAATCCAGAAACCAAGATCAAAGATTTGGGTGTTGGTAAACAACAACTGGTAGAGATCGCAAAGGCGTTAAGCAAAGATGTAAAATTACTCATTCTGGATGAACCTACAGCAGCACTGAATGAAGATGACAGTGAAAACTTGCTGAAATTGTTAAAGGAATTACAAAAACAGGGAATTACATCGATCATGATTTCTCATAAATTAAAAGAAGTTTTAGCCATTGCAGATACCATTACCGTATTAAGGGACGGACAAACGATATGTTCTCTGGATGCAGAGAAAGATGAAATCACTGAAAGTGTGATCATAAAACACATGGTTGGCCGTGAACTTACCAATATCTATCCTCCTAGAGATTTTACCCATGGAGAAGAAGTGGTGTTAGAGCTTAGAAACTGGAGTGCCTATGATACGAGCCTTGGCAGGGATGTTTTAAAGAATATTAACATCAAAATCAAAAAAGGTGAGATTGTAGGTTTAGCCGGATTAATGGGTGCCGGCAGAACGGAACTTGCCAGAAGTATTTTTGGGAATGCAAAGAACTACAAATTACAAGGAGAATTATACGTTAACGGAGAAAAGAAAGTCTTCAAACAACCCAGCGATGCCATCAAAGCTGGTATTGCATATGTAACAGAAGACAGAAAAGGTGACGGATTAATACTTATTCAGACTATAAAGCAAAATATTTCTATATCTAATCTGCAGGCGATCACGGCCAATAATGTCATTGACCAAAACGAAGAAATCATGATTGCCAATGGATATAAGGAAAGTTTAAATATTAAAGCACCAAACATTGAGCAAATCGTTGGAAATTTAAGCGGAGGAAATCAGCAAAAAGTTTCTCTGGCAAAATGGCTCTTTGCAAAGCCCAATATTCTGATCCTTGATGAGCCCACTCGAGGTATTGATGTTGGTGCAAAATATGAAATTTATACCATTATGAACGATTTGGTGAAAAAGGGCATGAGTATTATCATGATCTCTTCTGAACTGCCGGAAGTATTAGGCATGAGTGATCGAATCTATGTTATATCTGAAGGCAGAGTAACAGGTGAATTGCCAATCGAAGAAGCAACTCAAGAAAGAATTATGGAAATGGCGACAAAGGGGGAGTAA
- a CDS encoding sugar ABC transporter substrate-binding protein, whose amino-acid sequence MKKVLSKLSALAVAGVMTIGMLTGCSSSQPTTTDTNQPAAENTAQEQTASEPAKSSGDTVDIGIVLPTKDEPRWVQDETRFIDALKDTDYSVEILFSQGSSAKEKENVEALLAKGIKVLIICPHDGTAAAAAAEAAKAEGVTVISYDRLITDTDAIDYYVTFDSVAVGKAQGQYLIDKASGTGNPLYLYAGAASDNNAFLFFEGAWSVLQPKIADGTFVIKNSSEAVALQDKATLTREEMSKIISQVTTNWDFNEAKNKAEAHLTAAKPEDKGDVFILAPNDGTARSIANVFTTDKDVTSYVITGQDAEKASIQYIIDGKQSMTVFKDVRTLVKDSIDMAVTVLQGSTPETTGSYNNGKIDVKAKQTEVIVVDQQNVKAALIDSGYYEASEFTGL is encoded by the coding sequence ATGAAAAAAGTGTTATCAAAATTATCAGCTCTTGCAGTTGCGGGAGTAATGACAATTGGAATGTTAACTGGATGTTCTTCTTCACAACCAACAACTACTGATACGAATCAACCTGCTGCAGAAAATACCGCACAGGAGCAAACCGCATCAGAACCAGCGAAGAGTTCAGGGGATACTGTAGATATCGGTATCGTACTTCCGACAAAGGACGAACCAAGATGGGTGCAAGACGAAACCAGATTCATTGACGCTTTAAAAGATACCGACTATTCTGTAGAAATTTTATTCAGCCAGGGATCTTCAGCGAAAGAAAAAGAAAACGTTGAAGCATTACTTGCTAAAGGCATTAAAGTATTGATCATCTGTCCGCATGACGGAACGGCAGCAGCGGCAGCGGCAGAAGCAGCCAAAGCTGAAGGTGTAACTGTAATCTCTTATGACAGATTAATCACAGATACAGATGCCATCGATTATTATGTAACATTTGACAGTGTTGCAGTTGGTAAAGCTCAGGGACAATACCTGATTGATAAAGCAAGTGGAACAGGAAACCCACTTTACTTATATGCCGGAGCAGCTTCCGACAATAATGCATTCTTATTCTTTGAAGGCGCATGGTCTGTATTACAACCCAAAATTGCAGACGGTACTTTCGTAATCAAGAATTCTTCAGAAGCTGTAGCACTTCAGGACAAAGCAACATTAACCCGTGAAGAAATGAGTAAAATTATTTCTCAGGTAACTACAAACTGGGATTTTAACGAAGCTAAAAACAAGGCTGAAGCACATTTAACAGCTGCTAAACCAGAAGATAAAGGAGATGTATTCATTCTTGCTCCAAACGATGGAACAGCTCGTTCAATTGCAAACGTGTTTACAACAGATAAGGATGTAACCAGCTATGTTATCACAGGTCAAGACGCTGAAAAAGCTTCCATTCAATACATTATCGATGGAAAACAATCCATGACCGTATTCAAAGATGTACGTACACTGGTTAAAGATTCCATAGATATGGCTGTTACCGTATTACAAGGATCTACGCCAGAAACAACTGGTTCTTACAACAATGGCAAGATCGATGTAAAAGCAAAACAAACAGAAGTTATTGTAGTTGACCAACAAAATGTAAAAGCTGCATTAATTGATTCTGGATACTATGAAGCAAGTGAATTCACAGGTCTTTAA
- a CDS encoding substrate-binding domain-containing protein, which yields MHYLKKIFIGFCLTLILFLILKTCFIKGKTKETLNDMDEDKIIIGFAMDTLVHERWLRDRDIFVSRANEMGAEVIVQTANSDGEEQKKQVQYLLDQNIDVLVLVPHDAESAAAIVKTAKNKGVKVISYDRLVKKANADLYISFDNIKVGEMMGQAALEAAPEGNYLILNGSESDNNSFMFNEGYKNTLGDSIRSGKVHIVSETWVKDWLYEDAFKFVDEILHTDTPIDAIIAANDTLAAAAVNALAERRLAGKVAVVGHDADLDACQRIVEGIQVATIYKPIDQLAKKTVEYAITMAKGESVQTDEKIYDGKYYIPYYKIDPVLVTKDNMIDVIIEDKFHAFEDVYMNIPKSQRPKID from the coding sequence ATGCATTATTTAAAAAAGATATTTATAGGGTTTTGTCTTACTTTAATTCTTTTTTTGATATTAAAAACATGCTTTATAAAAGGCAAGACCAAAGAAACGCTAAATGATATGGACGAGGATAAAATTATCATTGGCTTTGCAATGGATACCCTGGTTCATGAAAGGTGGTTAAGGGACAGGGATATATTTGTTTCAAGGGCCAATGAAATGGGGGCAGAAGTGATTGTTCAGACTGCCAATAGCGACGGAGAAGAGCAAAAGAAACAAGTACAGTATCTTTTAGACCAAAATATCGATGTCCTGGTGCTGGTACCCCATGATGCAGAAAGTGCGGCTGCCATTGTTAAGACTGCCAAAAATAAAGGGGTAAAAGTGATTTCCTATGACAGACTGGTAAAGAAAGCTAATGCAGATTTATACATATCTTTTGATAATATTAAAGTTGGAGAAATGATGGGACAGGCTGCTCTGGAAGCAGCTCCTGAAGGGAACTATTTGATATTAAACGGCTCGGAATCTGACAACAATTCTTTTATGTTTAATGAAGGATATAAAAACACACTGGGGGATAGTATCAGAAGCGGGAAGGTTCATATTGTCAGCGAAACCTGGGTTAAGGACTGGCTTTACGAAGATGCTTTTAAATTTGTAGATGAAATTTTGCATACGGATACCCCAATTGATGCCATTATTGCAGCCAATGACACTCTGGCCGCAGCGGCAGTCAATGCATTAGCGGAAAGAAGACTTGCAGGAAAAGTAGCGGTTGTAGGACATGATGCAGATTTGGATGCATGTCAGCGAATTGTTGAGGGGATACAAGTTGCCACGATCTATAAACCGATCGATCAGCTTGCCAAAAAGACAGTAGAGTATGCCATTACTATGGCAAAAGGGGAATCAGTTCAGACAGACGAAAAAATCTATGACGGAAAATATTATATCCCTTATTACAAAATAGATCCTGTACTCGTAACGAAAGACAATATGATTGATGTGATTATCGAAGATAAATTCCATGCATTTGAAGATGTTTATATGAATATACCGAAATCTCAGCGTCCAAAGATTGATTGA
- a CDS encoding response regulator — MVRVMLVDDEKIVIDSLQFIIEKNFENVEIVEVARSGREAIEKIEYIVPDIVFMDIRMPGINGIEAIKEIKKRHKSIIFIVLTAFDQFEFAKESVNLGVFEYLLKPVSRTKIVEVIEKAIETIKAEREKRKLELELKEKLETVLPILEHGFIYSMILFEDNYKELLNYKELFDIEENGGYVMTMEFGEEENGTLENKIGYSVRSQGFYPFFRDTINMIRRCIVGPVMLNRIVVFVPCESNADEFTARLEAVAFAEKLFLKLSERLNCGLKIGIGRTYDGFESLGNSYEESLEALRGLTTVGVMHYMDMPNVTSRSQGYPLHREKLLLQKVSAGDVEESIEDLNYLFDWLVREYGDQPLKIKNKLLEIIFLVYRMAWESGMEEDTNEVFFLEKMLSMKDMSEVRLWCKRRVEHVAQQIRSSRENRAGTLTKKAKEYIDANYAKSITLEDVAREINVSPQYFSKLFKEETGKNFIDYLTNVRISAAKKLLSQGRLSIKEICYHIGYSDPNYFSRIFKKVVGVPPTEYKE, encoded by the coding sequence ATGGTTAGAGTTATGCTCGTAGATGATGAGAAGATTGTAATAGATTCTCTTCAATTTATTATTGAGAAGAACTTTGAAAATGTTGAAATTGTGGAAGTTGCCAGATCAGGTCGGGAAGCCATTGAAAAAATAGAATATATTGTACCGGATATTGTATTCATGGATATCAGAATGCCAGGGATTAATGGTATTGAAGCAATTAAAGAAATCAAAAAGAGACATAAGTCTATTATCTTCATCGTCCTCACTGCATTCGATCAGTTTGAATTTGCAAAAGAATCCGTTAACTTAGGGGTTTTTGAATATCTTTTAAAGCCTGTCAGCCGTACCAAAATAGTGGAAGTGATCGAAAAGGCGATAGAAACTATAAAAGCAGAAAGAGAAAAAAGAAAATTGGAGCTGGAGTTAAAGGAGAAGCTGGAAACCGTTCTTCCCATATTGGAACATGGCTTTATTTACTCTATGATATTGTTTGAAGACAATTATAAAGAACTTCTAAATTATAAAGAACTATTTGATATAGAAGAAAACGGCGGTTATGTCATGACAATGGAGTTTGGTGAGGAAGAAAACGGAACTTTGGAGAATAAGATAGGTTATAGTGTACGCAGTCAAGGGTTTTATCCCTTTTTTAGAGATACCATCAATATGATTAGAAGATGCATTGTGGGTCCGGTGATGTTAAATCGTATCGTTGTATTTGTTCCCTGTGAATCTAATGCGGATGAGTTTACAGCCCGGCTGGAAGCCGTAGCTTTTGCAGAAAAACTATTTTTAAAGCTGTCGGAAAGACTAAATTGCGGGTTAAAGATCGGTATAGGCAGAACTTACGATGGTTTTGAATCCCTCGGCAATTCGTATGAAGAATCCTTAGAAGCTTTAAGAGGTCTTACAACCGTAGGCGTTATGCATTATATGGATATGCCTAATGTAACAAGCCGCAGTCAAGGATATCCATTGCATAGAGAAAAACTTCTGTTGCAGAAAGTGTCTGCCGGAGACGTGGAAGAAAGTATAGAGGATCTTAATTACTTATTTGACTGGCTTGTAAGAGAATATGGGGACCAGCCCCTTAAGATCAAGAATAAATTACTGGAAATTATTTTTTTAGTCTATCGTATGGCATGGGAATCAGGAATGGAAGAAGATACAAATGAAGTTTTTTTTCTTGAAAAAATGCTTTCCATGAAAGACATGAGTGAAGTAAGACTCTGGTGTAAAAGAAGAGTCGAACATGTAGCGCAGCAGATTCGTTCAAGCCGTGAAAACAGAGCAGGAACTCTGACCAAGAAGGCAAAAGAATATATCGATGCCAATTATGCAAAATCCATTACATTGGAAGATGTTGCAAGGGAAATCAATGTAAGTCCACAGTATTTCAGCAAACTGTTTAAAGAAGAAACCGGGAAAAACTTTATTGATTATTTGACCAATGTTCGGATTTCAGCCGCCAAAAAGTTATTATCCCAGGGCAGGTTGAGTATAAAAGAAATATGTTATCACATAGGATACAGTGATCCTAACTATTTCAGCAGGATTTTTAAGAAGGTTGTGGGCGTACCTCCAACAGAGTATAAGGAATAG
- a CDS encoding sensor histidine kinase produces the protein MNALRDLKNFLRKHTLKKRLIIHFMATILLMSVTSIFPFYTISVLMEEMSNTFEMNVKLNDLHKTLENLNSVYEEYLNLKYSRSLDDYYKYCNALKKEADSIKIDYSNIENALILKDIKNMIATYMEQTDAAVMARRGRDVDEYYLYYSKSNKIFGYINEYIQKLNNSLFLQNTDRYLSVNNRVYLVETLNIGVIVSVVLLNIILMIWFIHNITQPISELSKAADEITQGNYDVPHIQVDYEDEIGVMARAFNRMTQSIREYVSEIKEKAELESRLKQQEMENLRIKSDLKEAELHALQAQINPHFLFNTLNTGAQLAMLEGADRACTFIERTAELLRYNLRNLDKPVTIGDEIKNIENYMHLLKERFADKIEFILEIDKSILDVKMPSMILQPIVENALMHGLGDIEHTGTIWVKACLADSFAEILIKDNGKGISEERIQEILTGKAREKDTNKSNGIAIHNILSRLKIFYNEDNIMSIYSEIGGGTEVVLRIPLDYEGRRVSNG, from the coding sequence ATGAATGCATTAAGAGATCTGAAAAATTTCTTAAGAAAACATACATTAAAAAAGAGATTGATTATTCATTTTATGGCGACCATTTTACTTATGAGTGTCACCAGTATATTTCCGTTCTATACCATCAGTGTATTGATGGAGGAAATGAGCAATACCTTTGAGATGAATGTAAAGCTTAACGATCTTCATAAAACCCTTGAAAATCTAAACAGCGTCTATGAAGAATATTTAAACCTGAAGTATTCAAGAAGCCTTGATGATTATTATAAGTACTGCAATGCATTAAAAAAAGAAGCTGATTCAATAAAGATTGACTATAGCAATATTGAAAATGCCCTGATCCTGAAGGATATTAAGAATATGATTGCAACGTATATGGAGCAAACTGACGCAGCCGTCATGGCACGAAGAGGAAGAGATGTGGATGAATATTACTTATATTACTCAAAGAGTAATAAAATCTTTGGGTACATTAATGAATACATTCAAAAGCTGAACAACTCTTTGTTTTTACAAAATACAGACAGATACCTTTCTGTAAATAACAGAGTTTATCTTGTAGAAACCTTAAATATAGGTGTGATCGTTTCTGTTGTTCTGCTCAATATCATCTTAATGATCTGGTTTATCCATAACATTACGCAGCCAATTTCTGAGCTTTCAAAAGCTGCAGACGAAATTACTCAGGGGAATTATGATGTTCCCCATATACAAGTGGATTATGAGGATGAAATAGGGGTTATGGCCCGGGCATTTAACCGTATGACCCAGAGTATAAGAGAATATGTCAGCGAGATCAAGGAAAAGGCGGAATTAGAAAGCAGACTAAAGCAGCAGGAAATGGAAAATCTGCGTATCAAAAGCGACCTTAAGGAAGCTGAACTGCATGCCCTTCAAGCACAAATCAATCCTCATTTTTTATTTAATACCCTGAATACAGGCGCACAACTTGCTATGCTTGAAGGAGCTGACAGAGCTTGCACCTTTATAGAAAGAACAGCAGAACTTTTGCGTTATAATCTTAGAAATTTAGACAAGCCCGTCACCATCGGAGATGAAATCAAGAACATTGAAAACTATATGCATTTATTAAAAGAGCGTTTCGCTGATAAAATAGAATTTATACTGGAAATAGATAAAAGCATTCTCGATGTGAAAATGCCTAGCATGATCCTCCAGCCCATTGTTGAAAATGCATTGATGCATGGATTGGGAGATATAGAGCACACAGGTACGATATGGGTTAAGGCTTGCCTTGCCGATTCCTTTGCGGAAATTTTAATTAAGGATAACGGGAAAGGTATTTCAGAGGAAAGAATACAGGAAATATTAACCGGTAAAGCAAGAGAAAAGGATACGAATAAGAGCAATGGTATAGCCATTCATAACATTTTGAGCAGATTGAAGATTTTCTATAACGAGGACAATATCATGAGTATTTATAGCGAAATAGGGGGTGGCACAGAAGTCGTTCTGCGTATACCGCTTGATTATGAAGGAAGGAGGGTTAGCAATGGTTAG
- a CDS encoding substrate-binding domain-containing protein, giving the protein MKNKFFVTFVLFLVILILTTTGVIFYRIRSTLKDTRHNTGIIVPDQIPKYHFAMICKDDDAPAWLSIKKGVERASKEFNVAVEFNTVSTSNEEDLYKYLDIAIASKVDGIVTYVWDDGQTGPLIDRAMEEGIPVVTIGTDAKESKRIAYVGENKYTSGVQLGRMIIAVTEKKGGVVLLDSNKKGNEVMAQNLMIMGIRDIIKDYPDIHMTTVEYDSSNFLGIEDAVSTLIKDNPELSTLVCTSEKDTLAVADILVDLNKVGYNIIGYGNSSELLRYIERGVVFGTVNVDHEQMGYDTIRALVDVRQNDRISAYFKVDSFTITKQNVSKYIKSGEE; this is encoded by the coding sequence ATGAAAAATAAATTTTTTGTGACTTTTGTTCTATTTTTAGTCATCTTAATTTTAACAACTACGGGAGTAATATTTTACCGCATCAGAAGTACGCTTAAAGATACGAGGCATAATACGGGAATCATCGTTCCTGATCAGATTCCGAAATATCATTTTGCGATGATCTGCAAGGATGATGATGCTCCAGCCTGGCTTTCCATAAAGAAAGGCGTAGAAAGAGCGTCTAAAGAATTTAATGTAGCTGTAGAATTTAATACCGTAAGTACATCCAATGAAGAAGATTTATATAAGTATTTAGATATTGCCATAGCTTCCAAAGTTGATGGCATTGTGACCTATGTCTGGGATGACGGCCAAACAGGCCCTTTGATTGACAGGGCTATGGAGGAAGGAATACCGGTTGTCACCATAGGGACAGACGCGAAAGAAAGTAAGCGCATTGCCTATGTGGGAGAGAATAAGTACACCTCCGGTGTTCAGTTAGGGCGAATGATTATTGCGGTAACAGAGAAAAAAGGAGGGGTGGTACTTTTAGATTCCAATAAGAAGGGCAACGAAGTCATGGCACAAAACCTGATGATTATGGGCATCCGGGACATCATAAAAGACTATCCTGACATTCATATGACAACAGTTGAATACGACAGTTCAAACTTTCTTGGAATTGAAGATGCGGTCAGCACATTGATTAAAGACAATCCGGAACTTAGCACCTTGGTGTGTACCTCTGAAAAAGACACTCTGGCAGTGGCAGATATATTGGTGGATTTAAACAAGGTAGGATACAACATTATTGGGTATGGAAATTCTTCCGAGTTACTCAGATATATAGAAAGAGGCGTTGTTTTTGGAACAGTGAACGTGGACCATGAACAGATGGGATACGATACGATTCGCGCATTGGTAGATGTCAGGCAAAATGACAGGATATCTGCTTATTTTAAAGTAGATTCCTTTACAATTACCAAGCAAAATGTTTCTAAATATATAAAGTCTGGGGAAGAGTAA
- a CDS encoding ACT domain-containing protein, whose product MIIKQLSVFLENKSGRLTEVTKTLGDLGINISALSIADTAEYGILRMIVTNPDQAFTVLKEKGFSVSLTDVICLATPHTPGALAKALDILSKDGISVEYMYAFEVGQKALVIIKADDIHKAIDTITAHKMELIEASDIYQI is encoded by the coding sequence ATGATTATTAAGCAGCTATCGGTTTTCTTGGAAAACAAATCTGGAAGACTTACAGAAGTCACTAAAACTTTAGGGGATTTAGGAATTAATATTTCTGCTTTAAGTATTGCGGATACTGCAGAATATGGCATTCTCAGAATGATTGTAACAAATCCTGATCAGGCGTTTACGGTCTTAAAAGAAAAAGGGTTTTCTGTAAGTTTAACCGATGTAATTTGTCTTGCAACTCCTCATACTCCCGGTGCATTGGCGAAGGCCCTGGATATTCTTTCTAAAGATGGTATCAGCGTTGAATATATGTATGCCTTTGAAGTAGGACAAAAGGCACTGGTAATTATTAAAGCCGATGATATTCATAAAGCGATTGATACCATTACGGCGCATAAAATGGAGCTTATAGAAGCCAGCGACATTTATCAGATTTAA
- a CDS encoding phenylacetate--CoA ligase family protein has protein sequence MIWNEHIECMGREEMRELQGKRLRETVERVYYNVPFYRKKMQELGLEPGDIRGIEDLEKLPFTTKQDLRDNYPYDLFAVPMSEVVRVHASSGTTGRPTVVGYTRKDLNTWSEVVARCLYAAGVRKNDIIQIAYGYGLFTGGLGLHYGSEKVGATVIPISGGNTQKQIQLMKDFGSTVLACTPSYALYLAEAMEEMGVDPKELSLRVGIFGAEPWTEEMRKEIESKLHLQAIDIFGLSEIIGPGVSCECQMQNGLHINEDHFIPETVDPKTLKPVPKGEIGELVFTAVTKEALPLLRYRTRDLTALHEEKCECGRTLIRMEKCKGRSDDMLIIRGVNVFPSQIESVLLNMGETKPHYLLIVDRVNNLDILEVWVEVEGSFFSDEIRKLEALTAKIKHQIESTLGISVKVKLVEPKTIERTEGKAKRVIDKRKI, from the coding sequence ATGATTTGGAATGAGCATATCGAATGTATGGGAAGGGAGGAAATGCGGGAACTTCAAGGGAAAAGACTTCGTGAAACTGTAGAAAGAGTTTACTACAATGTTCCTTTTTACAGAAAAAAGATGCAGGAATTAGGCCTCGAACCGGGGGATATAAGAGGGATCGAGGACTTAGAAAAGCTGCCCTTTACGACAAAACAGGATCTACGGGACAATTATCCCTATGATTTGTTTGCAGTGCCTATGAGCGAAGTGGTAAGAGTGCATGCTTCTTCCGGAACCACCGGAAGGCCCACTGTTGTAGGTTATACAAGAAAGGATCTTAACACTTGGTCGGAAGTTGTGGCAAGATGTCTTTATGCTGCGGGTGTCAGAAAAAATGATATTATTCAGATTGCCTATGGCTATGGTTTATTTACGGGAGGACTGGGGCTTCATTATGGCAGTGAAAAAGTAGGGGCAACGGTTATTCCTATATCTGGAGGGAACACGCAAAAGCAAATTCAGCTCATGAAGGATTTTGGAAGTACAGTTCTTGCCTGTACTCCTTCCTATGCCCTTTATCTTGCAGAAGCTATGGAAGAAATGGGTGTTGATCCTAAGGAGCTGTCTCTTAGGGTTGGTATCTTTGGGGCAGAACCATGGACAGAGGAAATGAGAAAAGAAATTGAAAGCAAATTGCACCTTCAGGCGATTGATATTTTTGGTTTAAGTGAAATTATAGGGCCTGGTGTTTCCTGCGAGTGCCAGATGCAAAATGGATTACATATTAATGAAGATCATTTTATCCCAGAGACAGTAGATCCTAAAACTCTAAAACCCGTTCCCAAAGGAGAAATAGGAGAACTAGTATTTACAGCGGTTACCAAGGAAGCCCTTCCTCTTTTAAGATATAGAACAAGGGATTTAACTGCTCTTCATGAAGAAAAATGTGAATGTGGAAGAACGTTAATCCGAATGGAAAAATGTAAAGGCCGAAGCGACGATATGCTCATTATCAGAGGAGTTAATGTATTTCCGTCACAAATTGAAAGTGTACTGCTTAATATGGGAGAAACAAAGCCTCATTATCTCCTGATTGTAGATAGAGTGAATAATCTTGACATTTTAGAAGTATGGGTAGAAGTAGAAGGAAGCTTTTTCTCCGATGAAATCAGGAAATTAGAAGCGTTGACGGCGAAAATAAAACATCAGATAGAAAGCACCCTTGGTATCAGTGTCAAAGTAAAACTGGTAGAGCCAAAGACTATCGAACGGACAGAGGGAAAAGCTAAAAGAGTGATCGATAAGAGAAAGATCTAA
- a CDS encoding Fe-S-containing hydro-lyase: MKKKITLPLQDEIISTLEVGDEVLLSGIIYTARDAAHKRMVETLKENKPLPVDLKNQIIYYVGPCPAKPGEIIGSCGPTTSGRMDAYTPMILQQGLKGMIGKGERNQAVIDAIIKNQAVYFTAIGGAGALLADRVKEAKVVAYEDLGAEAIYKLYVEDFPVVVTIDTKGNNLYDTQKEKYKNMLNQN, translated from the coding sequence ATGAAAAAGAAAATCACTCTACCTTTACAGGATGAAATAATTTCAACATTAGAAGTTGGGGATGAAGTATTGCTTTCCGGCATAATATATACTGCCAGAGATGCAGCTCATAAAAGAATGGTGGAGACTTTAAAAGAGAACAAACCACTTCCGGTAGACCTTAAAAATCAAATCATTTATTATGTAGGGCCTTGTCCTGCCAAACCGGGAGAAATTATCGGAAGCTGTGGACCTACAACCAGTGGCAGAATGGATGCTTATACTCCTATGATTTTGCAACAGGGGTTAAAGGGCATGATCGGAAAAGGAGAAAGAAATCAGGCAGTCATTGATGCGATCATCAAGAATCAGGCGGTATATTTTACAGCCATTGGAGGCGCAGGTGCTTTGCTTGCTGATCGGGTAAAGGAAGCAAAGGTTGTTGCTTATGAAGACTTGGGGGCTGAGGCGATTTATAAGCTTTATGTAGAAGATTTTCCAGTGGTCGTAACGATTGATACCAAAGGCAATAATTTATACGATACACAGAAGGAGAAATACAAAAACATGCTAAATCAAAATTAA